The following DNA comes from Anastrepha obliqua isolate idAnaObli1 chromosome 1, idAnaObli1_1.0, whole genome shotgun sequence.
TTTACAGTGTAATTTCTTTattaagagaaaataaaatgaattccaCGAAGtttgatattatattttctgttttgttttcttgCGGATCTTACGCCGTGCGAgaataatcaattttttgtcATCCAGGAGaaatttcacattcatattaaattatgaattttttgtgtaaatacatactcaattttctatttttttcataaatttaattttttagcggTCTTCAAAGTATCGGAGAGGAAATGTAAGCAGAGGGAtccattgcgtatactttaCTTCATAGGCGAAAAGTTCAACTATTCTTGTACGTCTTTATAAAACAGCAAGAAGAACGAAGCTGAGGTATGTATCACTataaaatagtaatataataatggtaatataatatataatataaatataatataaaataaatgtacctttaaaacattttttttttcaaccattACACTagggaaacatttttcaaaggacATTATTGTACTGAAAgtatagaattttgtttttcgaagcTGGTTATAACCActttcgtttgatacccatataaATTTCCTAGAGTGCGTATTTAAGTGCAgtatttaaaagcattttttttttttctttttttgaaaatttagttctTTGGCGCTTTAAAGccctttaaaaaatgtaatagcaGAAAAAATTACATACTGAGTATATACGTCCATGTGAAATGTTTccgaagcaaaataattttactttcacACAGCGTTGTATTGCCTGCGCCGGTAGGCACAGCAGCACCACTTCTATTAATTCAAAACTTTTCACATCGCAAATTGATTTGCATATTGAGCAGTTTCACGGACAAACCGCTCAATTGGGCCACCTCCACATAGAAACCATAATTGCCAGGTTCCAAGGAGCTTACAAAACTACTCGTTGCTACCGAAAGATTAGTGATATTGTACTCGCCCACCTTCATAGGACATGCCAGTTGGGACATTACATGCGCCGAGACTTTGAAAACTGTTTGCATAAGAAATTTTTGCTGATTATTTGcaacaaatttacaaacatCAATACGGCGCAGTTGGATAATAGTTTGGTATTTTGAGCTGCCATCAATTTTTCGTTTTAGCTTCAAACTCATCAGCAGATCGTGCGCTTTAAGTGGTTTGAAAAGGTTCATATAAAGGTCAAATTTAGTATTATTATCGTGGACGAGTGTTTTGAAGGCGATTGTATCAGTATTCACGTGACTTCTTATATCCACGATCTTGAAGTAATTCTGGGAAAGTGacaaaaagtttagttttttttttaattgttatcatagacttaaaattatttttcttactgCATATGCTGGATGATCCCCGAAAAAGTGGCCCATTAACACGAAAAGTGTAACGAATAGCTTCAGTGCGGCCATGGTTTTGTCAAACGTAGGTAAGTTCACTGAATGGACGAGAAAACTATGTAAACTCTTTCTACAGaattattttttgctaaacGAAATCATTTAAGTGCTTTAATGAGGCTTTacaattaaattcatttattaaaCGACAGCCATTAATAATTCACGCTTTCGTATCACGGCTAATTTATTAAATGATCCGCAGCTTAGTTAACTAAAATAATTAAGGAGAACTTTTTTAAAGCCAAAACAGAGCGCCACAAACTACATCTCATTTAGCCAAAAGTTAGAAACCTCGTTAACAGTATCTAAAATAGGTGTTTTCACATATCGAAGACTGCTTAAAAAGCAAGCGAATTGCATACTACCGCAGATAGAGAGAAGTAATATAGTAGTTACTAGGCAATATTACGACCATATCACTTTATAGTACAAAGCGCTTGTATCAGCTATGTAATCGCTACCAAGCCTcccggtgcgagcagaggaagatctgctggtgtcatctggcgttaatagaggctgcccccaaggcggtgtgctatctccattgctctggtgcatggtaatcgatcctctactcaccaccttaaacgattcaggagtctacgcacaagcatatgcggacgatgatGCTTGTTTGGTgacaggctcttcgcttatgaacatctgcaggaaagtacagaaaactctggatcggattgacacttggtgctgtgcgaatgggctatcggcaaatcccgccaagactggtattgtcctctttacaagaaggaggaagcttgctggactcgttctgccaaagctaaaaggagtcacaatccggctatccaaggaaattaaatatcttggagtaatcctcgatagtaagctcctatggaaatcacacgttgaaacaaagacatccaaagcactgacagctttctggcagtgcaaaggtgtctttgggaaaacgtggggtctctcttctagcaaggtcctatggatctacacggctatgataagacccattatcgcctatgcatcagtggtctggatgagtagactctctctagtgcTCTCtagcactgtggccatctgttgcaccggagcttttccgactacttcaggcccggcattagatgctctgattggcttaccaccacttgatgctttcatccaaggagaggccttgaaggtcatctgcagactgaaacacaatgggaattggtacggcccctgtccggcattggaacacagagaaggcatggacgtcgacccaacgattctctccatgccatcaagagtcgtacatgaaaagagatacagtgtagtgctaccagaggctcagttgtggggagactcagaaaatgagcccggcaaacactgttttcgcatttttacggatggctccaggaccgagcatggctccggctctggggtctacgtggaatccagcgagacaaaactgcactttgctcttggaatgcatgcatctatgtttcaagcggaggtgtatgcagttgaagaagcgatgaactttgttgcggaaaagcgatggagaggcagatctatatgtgtctgcagcggcCGCCAAGCGGctcttatggccttagacagccctccaaccacatcaggggtagtcaagtcctgtaaatccaggctgaactatgtcggtagacataatagcctgatgctaaccttggtcccgggacacgtgggtatcgcgagtaacgagacctctgactccttagctaagatgcgctctgaggccaacttctttggcccagagcccgttttgccactcctttctgcggccatcacagccacggttagcaaatgggtaactaccacccacaagcgagcttggcaggctgagagaggctgcagatggactaaactgatgttacctgtcatgtccgatcgactgtcgcaaacccttctgtcattaagcagaggggagggCAGACGGCTGGttagactgatgacgggccactttctgtgggcgaagaacatggaaaggttgggcatctcagacagtgtactctgcccaacttgtgaagaggagaatgcgacggcggaccacttcctgtgtgtctgccccgccttcgctcgaatcaggtttgaggtctttggcactgatgtgttaagaagcgaaaatcttggctccttggcatcacaagatctactcagatttcttcggagatcgggtagatttaaagaaaattaaaagggaatccaagtgcaatacaatggacttaattaatgtctgatgctgcacttgctagttgtcgcgacaaaaaaaaaagcctcCCAGATGATGGTTGGCCTCTTCTAATGGACGATCTTCATCATCATTTCCTTTATCTCTCTTTGGAGCCGAGGGGATCAACAAAGCATTTTCAACTGGTCCTGTTCTTGGCTAGGAATTTTAGTGCATTCAAGGGTTTCGCGCATTCATCGACTTCTTTTTGTAGCGATCTTCTCCATGTAGTCTTAGGTCAGCCCCTCTTTCTCGGTTTTCTTGGCGACTCCAATCAAGAGCTTGTCGACTGACTTCGGTTGCATCTTTTCACAGTGTGTGGCCTACCCATCGCTACTATCAGGCACCACTTCCATCCTACAGGGCAAACTTTGAAGGTATGATAGCGGAGGAGCTCCCAGTAAGCCAACGGTAGCGTCCACAAGCTTCCGGGAAGCTTACTATCAGGGACCACTTCCATCCTACAGGGCAAACTTTGAAGGTATGATAGCGGAGGAGCTCCCAGTAAGCCAACGGTAGCGTCCACAAGCTTCCGGGAAGCTTACTATCAGGCAGCACTTCCATCCTACAGGGCAAACTTAATAGTCATATTACCCCTGTCAAGTTAGTGTCCCGCATTCGCTGAAGCAAGACTACAAAT
Coding sequences within:
- the LOC129236304 gene encoding uncharacterized protein LOC129236304, which encodes MAALKLFVTLFVLMGHFFGDHPAYANYFKIVDIRSHVNTDTIAFKTLVHDNNTKFDLYMNLFKPLKAHDLLMSLKLKRKIDGSSKYQTIIQLRRIDVCKFVANNQQKFLMQTVFKVSAHVMSQLACPMKVGEYNITNLSVATSSFVSSLEPGNYGFYVEVAQLSGLSVKLLNMQINLRCEKF